From a single Plasmodium yoelii strain 17X genome assembly, chromosome: 9 genomic region:
- a CDS encoding PIR protein yields the protein MDDSLCSNFDFLRKHLPDELNKKGEIELDRITNYEKYCPDNNCNTEIDKITIGFLWLLQQYFTKYPKKGDHVNDIKPFFLYIILWLSYKLNQNSEHKTTKINEFYNKHVIDSGKYKQFINDAYKFSGLGEFIDKKKDLLNININDMSNFYDASKLICSMYSNKAANTDVKNLSDNANEFVKKYQELKGYSNKTDGNSYKQILSALLTDYDNLKNISTNIALLPEITADISALKSGDTSSSLSIGNRLFTVLSIFGAIGFFLGISYKYSLFGFRKRAQKQYIREKIKSIKKRMNQ from the exons ATGGATGATAGTCTA TGTTCAAACTTTGATTTTTTGAGGAAGCATTTACCcgatgaattaaataaaaagggAGAAATTGAACTTGACAGAATTACAAATTACGAAAAGTACTGCCCTGATAATAACTGCAATACTGAAATCGATAAAATTACGATTGGATTTTTATGGTTACTTCAACaatattttactaaatatCCAAAGAAAGGTGATCACGTAAATGATATTAAGccattttttctatatattattttatggttaagttacaAATTAAATCAAAACTCAGAGCATAAAACCACCAAAATCAacgaattttataataaacatgTAATTGATAGTggtaaatataaacaatttataAATGATGCCTATAAATTTTCAGGTCTTGGTGAATtcatagataaaaaaaaagatttgttgaatattaatattaacgatatgtctaatttttatgatgcatcCAAATTAATATGTAGTATGTATTCTAATAAAGCAGCGAATACAGATGTCAAAAATTTGTCAGATAATGCGAatgaatttgttaaaaaatatcaagaACTTAAAGGATATTCTAATAAAACTGATGGCAATtcatataaacaaatattgTCTGCTTTATTAACTGATTacgataatttaaaaaatataagtaccAATATTGCACTTCTTCCAGAGATAACAGCAGACATTTCTGCACTAAAATCTGGAGACACATCATCAAGTTTGTCGATAGGAAACAGATTGtttacagttttatcgatatttggtgcaataggattttttttaggaatttcttataag tattcgttatttggatttcggaaacgagctcaaaaacaatatataagagaaaaaataaaaagtataaagaagagaatgaatcaataa